One genomic window of Vibrio mangrovi includes the following:
- a CDS encoding Nif3-like dinuclear metal center hexameric protein, which produces MNNFELEALLHEKLRPDLIQDYSPNGLQIEGKSEIRKVVTGVTASQALIEKAIALQADAILVHHGYFWKREPEPIRGMKGKRIRTLIQHDINLYAYHLPLDIHPELGNNACLARLLGIDVTGGLEGHEQSVAMYGSFREPVSSTDLSQRIAAVLQRAPLHIPSGEEQLISTVGWCTGGGQDFIDLAAAKGLDAFISGEISERTTYSAREQGIHYFSAGHHATERYGVKALGEWLAQTQDLEVEFVDIDNPV; this is translated from the coding sequence ATGAATAACTTCGAGCTCGAAGCATTACTCCACGAGAAACTGCGTCCCGATTTAATTCAGGATTACAGCCCTAACGGATTGCAAATTGAAGGCAAGTCAGAAATCAGAAAAGTTGTGACTGGTGTTACTGCCTCTCAGGCTCTGATTGAAAAAGCAATTGCGCTGCAAGCCGATGCGATTTTAGTCCATCACGGCTATTTCTGGAAACGGGAACCTGAGCCGATCCGGGGAATGAAAGGGAAGCGGATCCGGACTTTAATTCAGCATGACATCAACCTGTATGCTTACCACTTACCGCTGGATATTCACCCTGAACTTGGAAATAACGCCTGTCTGGCCCGGCTATTAGGTATTGACGTGACCGGAGGGCTGGAAGGGCATGAGCAGTCGGTGGCAATGTATGGTTCTTTCAGAGAGCCGGTCAGTAGTACTGATTTGAGTCAGAGAATTGCAGCTGTATTGCAACGTGCACCGCTTCATATTCCTTCAGGTGAAGAACAACTGATATCCACGGTTGGCTGGTGTACCGGTGGCGGGCAGGATTTTATTGATCTGGCTGCGGCGAAAGGGCTGGATGCTTTTATTTCTGGTGAAATTTCTGAAAGAACAACTTACAGTGCCAGAGAACAAGGGATTCACTATTTTTCAGCTGGTCATCATGCGACTGAACGTTATGGTGTGAAAGCTTTAGGGGAATGGCTGGCTCAGACTCAGGATCTTGAGGTTGAGTTTGTCGATATTGACAATCCGGTTTAA
- a CDS encoding DUF1853 family protein: MDLTSIAQWVSNSPGLFLADPPIESHAPFSVTSDVSLSENPNQRLGLLYQSICSALFTSSPMYTLTAEEVQITDNGKTLGAIDFIAKNQQTSQQEHWEVAVKFYLLHHGYWFGPNAKDRLDIKLRHMLTHQLPLSAHPTVLQQYPQWQVTSHHLLMQGRLYINPYADEPIPRDCLGHLLNQTQIQGRWCYHSQFHQINEPLYSLERHQWMTGRTETNLRYESGSGRAVHCQSENGVFWFIVPDNWPE; this comes from the coding sequence ATGGATTTAACTTCAATTGCCCAATGGGTTAGTAATTCCCCCGGATTATTTCTGGCAGATCCGCCGATTGAATCCCATGCACCTTTCAGCGTAACCTCTGATGTCTCATTGTCAGAAAATCCGAACCAACGACTGGGGCTGCTCTATCAATCGATCTGTTCAGCCCTGTTTACATCTAGCCCAATGTATACCTTAACCGCAGAAGAAGTGCAGATTACCGACAACGGAAAAACTCTGGGTGCCATCGATTTTATTGCCAAAAATCAGCAGACATCACAACAGGAACACTGGGAAGTTGCAGTAAAATTCTATCTTCTCCATCACGGCTACTGGTTCGGCCCAAATGCGAAAGACCGTCTGGATATAAAGCTCAGACATATGCTCACTCATCAGTTGCCATTGTCTGCTCACCCCACCGTGTTACAACAATATCCGCAATGGCAGGTAACATCCCACCACCTGTTGATGCAGGGCCGGCTGTACATCAATCCTTATGCTGACGAGCCCATTCCCCGGGATTGTCTGGGCCATCTCCTGAATCAAACGCAGATTCAGGGGCGCTGGTGCTATCATTCTCAGTTCCATCAGATCAATGAACCGCTATATTCGCTTGAAAGGCATCAGTGGATGACTGGGCGAACAGAAACAAACCTTCGTTACGAGTCTGGCTCTGGACGGGCCGTTCATTGTCAGTCTGAAAACGGCGTGTTCTGGTTTATCGTTCCGGATAACTGGCCGGAATAA
- a CDS encoding citrate synthase, giving the protein MADKKATLHVEGKAPIELPIINGSMGPEVIDVRQLGANGYFTYDPGFLATASCESQITYIDGNKGVLLHRGYPIDQLANNADYLEVCYILLYGEAPNRKQYSEFKTTISRHTMVHEQIASFFHGFRRDAHPMAIMVGVVGALAAFYHDSLDINNDSHREIAAYRLLSKMPTLASMCYKYSVGQPFIYPRNDLGYAENFLHMMFATPCEEYEVNPIVARAMDKIFTLHADHEQNASTSTVRLAGSSGANPFACIAAGIASLWGPAHGGANEACLRMLEEIGSVDRIPEFVARAKDKDDPFRLMGFGHRVYKNYDPRATVMRESCHEVLKELNIDDPLLDVAMELERIALSDDYFVDKKLYPNVDFYSGIILKAIGIPISMFTVIFAMSRTIGWIAHWNEMHSDPESRIGRPRQLYTGHKLRDFSPLHERE; this is encoded by the coding sequence ATGGCAGATAAGAAAGCGACCCTTCATGTTGAAGGAAAAGCGCCAATCGAACTGCCAATTATCAACGGTTCTATGGGACCTGAGGTAATTGATGTTCGACAACTGGGAGCAAATGGCTATTTCACTTACGACCCCGGTTTTCTTGCCACTGCATCTTGTGAATCTCAAATCACCTATATCGACGGTAACAAAGGAGTTCTGCTCCATCGCGGTTACCCTATCGATCAATTAGCGAATAACGCAGACTATCTGGAAGTCTGTTATATTCTTCTTTATGGTGAAGCCCCAAACAGGAAGCAATACTCAGAATTTAAAACTACAATTTCGCGCCATACGATGGTTCACGAGCAGATCGCCAGCTTTTTTCACGGTTTCCGCCGAGATGCTCACCCTATGGCAATTATGGTTGGTGTTGTTGGTGCACTTGCTGCGTTCTATCATGATTCTCTGGATATCAACAACGACAGCCACCGGGAGATCGCTGCATATCGCCTTCTCTCTAAAATGCCGACATTGGCATCAATGTGTTATAAATACTCTGTCGGTCAACCATTCATTTATCCCCGTAACGATTTAGGTTATGCGGAAAACTTCCTTCATATGATGTTCGCAACACCATGTGAAGAGTATGAAGTAAACCCGATAGTCGCACGGGCAATGGATAAAATTTTCACCCTGCATGCTGATCACGAACAGAATGCTTCGACATCAACTGTTCGTCTGGCTGGTTCTTCTGGTGCAAACCCGTTTGCATGTATTGCTGCAGGTATCGCATCACTATGGGGACCAGCTCATGGCGGTGCAAACGAAGCATGTCTGCGAATGCTTGAAGAAATCGGTAGTGTCGATCGAATTCCGGAATTCGTAGCTCGGGCAAAAGACAAAGACGATCCATTCCGTCTGATGGGCTTTGGTCACCGGGTTTATAAAAACTACGATCCACGTGCAACTGTTATGCGTGAATCCTGCCATGAAGTATTGAAAGAACTGAATATCGACGATCCGCTACTGGATGTCGCGATGGAACTGGAAAGAATTGCCTTGTCTGATGACTATTTTGTCGATAAGAAACTTTACCCAAATGTCGACTTCTATTCAGGTATCATTCTGAAAGCGATTGGTATTCCAATCTCAATGTTCACGGTTATTTTCGCGATGTCACGGACAATCGGCTGGATTGCTCACTGGAATGAAATGCACAGTGATCCTGAAAGTCGTATCGGTCGTCCTCGTCAGCTTTATACCGGACATAAACTTCGTGATTTTTCCCCACTACACGAACGTGAATAA